In the genome of Hippoglossus hippoglossus isolate fHipHip1 chromosome 4, fHipHip1.pri, whole genome shotgun sequence, one region contains:
- the dock7 gene encoding dedicator of cytokinesis protein 7 isoform X2: MAERRAFAQKISRTVAAEVRKQIAGQYGGSPQLFKNLNVGTTTSNTVPLTEAVEPVDFEEYLITHPPIVESGPLRDLIEFPPDDIEVIYTPRECRTVVQAVPEEGDTDVHVRDCVRSYTEDWAIVNRKYHKLGTGFNPNTLDKQKERQKGLPKQVFEADEMPDSSSYQDDQDDLKRRSMSIDDTPRGSWACSIFDLKNSLPDALLPHLLDRAPNDEIDRHNEELRKANRHRELFALHPALDEEEPIERHCVPEVPKEHFGQRLLVKCLSLKFEIEIEPIFASLALYDVKEKKKISENFFFDLNSEQTKGLLRPHIQTAAISTLARSAIFSITYPSQDVFLVIKLEKVLQQGDIGECAEPYMVFKESDAAKNKEKLEKLRGQSEQFCQRLGRYRMPFAWTAIHLMNIVNSAGSLERDTELEMSLSERKGSWSERRNSSIMGRRSLERTTSGDESCSLTGFRPATLTITNFFKQEGDRLSDEDLYKFLADMRRPSSVLRRLRPITAQLKLDISPAPENPHYCLTPDLHQVKPYPDSRVRPTREILEFPARDVYVPNTTYRNLLYVNPQSLNFANRQGSARNITVKVQFMNGEDPNNAMPVIFGKSSCADFAKEAYTAVVYHNRSPDFHDEIKIKLPASLSDHHHILFTFYHVSCQQKQNTPLETPVGYTWIPMLQSGRLRTGHFCLPVSLEKPPQSYSVLSPDVPLPGMKWVDNHRGVFNVEVVSVSGLHTQDQYLDKFFALVHALDEHMFPVRIGDMRIMENNLEAELKSSIAALNSSQLEPVVRFLHLLLDKLVLLVVRPPVIAGQIVNLGQASFEVMASIVNRLHKYLDSSQDMHGRNSLLSSYIHYVFRLPSTDPNAPSPDTNSSSTGPGGLGGSVHYATMARSAVRPASLNLNRSRSLSNSNPDISGTPTSPDDEVRSIIGSKGLDRSNSWVTTMGCKSAPWGSSPGSAPETMQAMERCGNRMSSHTESTSFLQTLTGRLPTKKLFHEELALQWVVSSGSVREGALQQAWFFFELMVKSIIHHLYFTERLESPRKNRFPERFMDDITALVSTIAGDVVSRFQKDLELVERLNTSLAFFLNDLLSVMDRGFVFTLIRAYWKQVSTKLYTLQNPNLESLRLDFLRIVCSHEHYVTLNLPCSLLTPPASPSPSVSSATSQSSGFSTHVQDQKIANMFELSVPFREQHYLAGLVLSELSVILDPENEGMFGLHKKVVSVVHNLLSSHDSDPRYADPEVKARVAMLYLPLIGIIMETLPQLHDFTESHNQWGRPGCPQGAAAGSTGEEAEGEGNSIISQTVAMAIAGTSTPSPISRPSSFLLNSQASRQHGTFSAESSRSLLICLLWVLKNADEMVLQKWFTDLSVSQLNRLLDLLYLCVSCFEYKAHVVFTMQGKKAFERMNSLTFKKSKDMKAKLEEAILGSIGARQEMVRRSRGQLERSPSGSAFGSQENLRWRKDMTHWRQNSERMDKSHRSVRTRAELEHEALIDGNLATEANIIILDTLEIVVQTVSVTESKESILGGVLKVLLHSMACNQSALYLQHCFATQRALVSKFPELLFEEETEQCADLCLRLLRSCSSSISTIRAHASASLYLLMRQNFEIGNNFARVKMQVTMSLSSLVGTSQNFNEEFLRRSLKTILTYAEEDLELRETTFPDQVQDLVFNLHMILSDTVKMKEHQEDPEMLIDLMYRIAKGYQTSPDLRLTWLQNMAGKHSERNNHAEAAQCLVHSAALVAEYLSMLEDRKYLPVGCVTFQNISSNVLEESAVSDDVVSPDEEGICSGKYFTEIGLVGLLEQAAASFSMAGMYEAVNEVYKVLIPVHEANRDAKKLSTIHGKLQEAFGKIVHQTGKRMFGTYFRVGIYGSKFGDLDEQEFVYKEPAITKLAEISHRLEGFYGERFGEEQVEVIKDSNPVDKCKLDPNKAFIQITYVEPYFDTYEMKDRITYFDKNYNLRRFVYCTPFTLDGRAHGDLHEQYKRKTILTTSHAFPYIKTRINIIHKEEVISTPIEVAIEDMQKKTQELAFATHQDPSDAKMLQMVLQGSVGTTVNQGPLEVAQVFLSEIPSDPKLYRHHNKLRLCFKDFTKRCEDALRKNKSLIGPDQKEYQRELERNYHRLKEALQPLINRKIPQLYKPVLQVNSHRDSFSRMSLRRLDI, from the exons GGACACTGATGTTCACGTCAGAGACTGTGTCAGATCCTACACAGAAGACTGGGCCATCGTCAACAGAAA ATATCACAAACTCGGTACGGGTTTCAACCCCAACACTCTGGACAAGCAGAAGGAGCGTCAGAAAGGCCTGCCCAAGCAAGTGTTCGAGGCTGATGAGATGccagacagcagcagctacCAGGACGACCAG GATGACTTGAAGCGGCGGTCGATGTCGATAGACGACACACCGCGCGGCAGCTGGGCCTGCAGCATCTTCGACTTGAAGAACTCCCTCCCCGATGCCCTCCTTCCTCACCTGCTCGACCGCGCTCCCAACGACGAGATCGACAGGCACAACGAAGAGCTTCGCAAAGCCAACCGCCACCGCGAACTCTTCGCTCTGCACCCGGCCCTCGATGAG GAAGAGCCCATTGAGCGCCACTGTGTGCCTGAAGTACCCAAAGAACACTTTGGCCAGAGGCTACTCGTCAAGTGCTTGTCCTTGAA GTTCGAGATCGAAATTGAACCCATATTTGCTAGTTTGGCCTTATACGATgtcaaggaaaagaaaaag ATATCGGAGAACTTTTTCTTTGACCTGAACTCCGAGCAGACGAAGGGGCTGCTGCGTCCACACATTCAGACAGCGGCCATCTCTACACTGGCTCGCTCGGCCATATTTTCCATTACCTATCCCTCCCAGGATGTCTTCCTCGTCATCAAG CTGGAAAAAGTTCTCCAGCAAGGTGATATCGGAGAGTGTGCCGAGCCCTACATGGTCTTCAAAGAGTCAGACGCTGCCAAG AATaaagagaagctggagaagctTCGCGGCCAGTCGGAGCAGTTCTGCCAACGGCTCGGTCGCTACCGAATGCCCTTCGCTTGGACCGCCATCCACCTGATGAACATTGTTAACAGTGCCGGCAGTTTGGAGAGAGACACGGAGCTGGAGATGAGCCTCTCAG agagaaaaggctCATGGTCAGAGCGAAGAAACTCGAGCATCATGGGAAGACGCTCCCTGGAGAGGACCACCAGTGGAGATGAGTCATGCAGTCTGACGGGCTTTAGACCTGCAACACTCACCATCACCAACTTCTTCAAACAG gagggAGACAGACTGAGCGATGAAGACTTGTACAAGTTTCTAGCAGATATGAGAAGACCCTCTTCGGTTCTGAGGAGACTCAGACCCATCACAG CCCAGTTGAAGTTGGACATTTCCCCAGCTCCAGAGAACCCCCACTATTGCTTGACCCCTGACCTCCATCAAGTTAAACCTTACCCGGACAGTAGGGTACGTCCCACCAGGGAGATCCTGGAGTTCCCTGCAAGGGATGTCTACGTGCCAAACACCACATACAG gaatCTGCTTTATGTGAACCCTCAAAGTCTTAACTTCGCCAACCGCCAAGGCTCCGCCcgcaacatcacagtgaaagtGCAATTCATGAATGGAGAGGATCCTAACAATGCAATGCCG GTGATATTTGGGAAGTCCAGTTGTGCAGATTTCGCGAAAGAGGCCTACACTGCTGTGGTGTACCATAACAG ATCACCTGACTTCCACGATGAGATCAAGATCAAGTTGCCAGCCTCCCTGTCGGACCACCACCACATTCTCTTCACCTTTTACCACGTCAGCTGCCAGCAGAAGCAGAACACACCTCTGGAGACCCCTGTGGGATACACG TGGATCCCCATGTTGCAGAGCGGGCGTCTGCGGACGGGACACTTCtgtcttcctgtgtctctgGAGAAACCACCACAATCCTACTCTGTTCTCTCCCCAGAT GTTCCTCTCCCGGGGATGAAGTGGGTGGATAACCATCGAGGAGTATTCAATGTGGAAGTGGTGTCTGTTTCAGGCTTACACACACAG GACCAGTACCTGGATAAGTTCTTTGCCTTGGTTCACGCCCTGGATGAGCACATGTTCCCAGTCAGAATAGGAGACATGCGCATCATGGAGAACAACCTGGAGGCCGAGCTCAAGTCCAGCATTGCGGCTCTAAACTCTTCCCAGCTGGAGCCGGTGGTTCGATTCCTTCACCTCCTACTGGACAAGTTGGTTTTGCTCGTAGTGCGGCCGCCGGTCATCGCTGGACAGATAG TGAATCTGGGCCAGGCATCCTTCGAGGTCATGGCATCCATAGTGAACCGGCTTCATAAGTACCTGGACAGCAGCCAGGACATGCATGGCCGCAACAGCCTGCTGTCCTCTTACATCCACTATGTCTTCCGCTTGCCGAGCACCGACCCCAACGCGCCATCGCCAG ACACCAACTCATCCTCAACAG GCCCGGGAGGGTTGGGAGGTTCGGTTCACTACGCCACCATGGCCCGCTCGGCTGTTCGACCCGCCAGCCTCAACCTCAACCGCTCCCGCAGCCTTAGCAACAGCAACCCTGACATTTCCGGGACGCCCACCTCTCCTGACGACGAGGTCCGCTCCATCATTGGCAGCAAG GGCTTAGACCGCTCCAACTCGTGGGTGACCACCATGGGCTGTAAGAGTGCCCCCTGGGGATCCAGCCCTGGGTCCGCTCCAGAAACCATGCAG GCCATGGAGCGCTGTGGCAATCGCATGTCTTCGCACACTGAGAGCACCAGTTTCTTGCAAACTTTAACAGGACGGTTGCCCACAAAAAAG CTCTTCCACGAGGAGCTGGCGCTCCAGTGGGTGGTGAGCAGCGGGAGCGTCCGGGAGGGCGCTCTACAGCAGGCCTGGTTCTTCTTTGAACTCATG GTGAAGAGCATCATCCACCACCTTTACTTCACCGAGCGCCTCGAGTCGCCCAGGAAGAACCGCTTTCCAGAACGCTTtatggatgacatcacagcccTGGTCAGCACCATCGCCGGGGACGTTGTTTCTCGCTTCCAGAAG GACCTGGAGCTCGTGGAGAGACTAAACACGAGTCTGGCTTTCTTTCTCAATGACTTGCTGTCAGTGATGGACCGAGGCTTCGTCTTCACCCTCATCAGGGCATACTGGAAACAG GTGTCCACAAAGCTTTACACTCTGCAGAACCCCAACCTGGAGTCTTTGAGGCTGGATTTCTTGAGAATCGTCTGCAGCCATGAACACTATGTCACCCTCAATCTGCCTTGCAGCCTGCTGACACCGCCGGCCTCCCCTTCCCCCTCCGTGTCCTCAGCAACGTCACAG AGCTCTGGGTTCTCCACACATGTCCAGGACCAGAAGATAGCCAACATGTTTGAGCTGTCCGTCCCCTTCAGAGAGCAACACTATCTGGCTGGACTGGTGCTCTCTGAGCTGTCGGTGATACTGGACCCAGAGAATGAGGG gaTGTTTGGTCTACATAAGAAAGTCGTGAGTGTCGTCCATAACCTCCTGTCCAGCCACGACTCTGACCCCCGCTATGCAGATCCAGAGGTCAAGGCCCGGGTCGCCATGCTCTACCTGCCTCTGATCGGTATCATCATGGAAACGCTACCACAGCTCCACGACTTCACAG AGTCCCATAACCAGTGGGGTCGGCCAGGTTGTCCCCAGGGGGCAGCGGCGGGCAGCACTGGAGAGGAGGCCGAGGGAGAGGGCAACAGTATAATCAGCCAaactgttgccatggcgatAGCAGGCACTTCCACCCCATCACCAATTTCCCGACCAAGCAGCTTCTTGCTCAACTCGCAG GCGAGTCGTCAGCACGGAACCTTCTCGGCCGAATCAAGTCGCAGTCTGCTCATCTGTCTGCTGTGGGTGCTGAAGAACGCCGACGAGATGGTGTTGCAGAAGTGGTTCACAGACCTGTCGGTGTCTCAGCTCAACCGCCTGCTGGACCTTCTCTACCTCTGTGTCTCCTGCTTCGAATACAAG GCCCATGTTGTGTTCACCATGCAGGGGAAGAAGGCGTTCGAGCGAATGAACAGCCTGACCTTTAAAAAGTCCAAAGACATGAAGGCCAAGCTGGAAGAGGCCATACTGGGCAGCATCGGGGCCAGACAGGAGATGGTGCGGCGCAGCCGGGGACAGCTTG AGCGGAGTCCATCTGGCAGTGCGTTTGGAAGTCAGGAGAACCTTCGATGGAGGAAGGACATGACCCACTGGAGACAAAACAGCGAGAGGATGGACAA gAGTCACAGATCAGTCAG GACCAGGGCAGAGTTGGAGCACGAAGCACTTATTGATGGAAACCTTGCAACAGAGGCCAACATAATTATTCTTGACACATTGGAGATCGTTGTGCAG ACGGTATCAGTGACTGAGTCCAAGGAGAGCATCTTGGGTGGGGTGCTGAAGGTGCTGCTGCACAGCATGGCCTGCAACCAGAGCGCCCTCTACCTCCAGCACTGTTTTGCCACACAGAGGGCGCTGGTGTCTAAG TTTCCTGAGCTGCTGTTCgaggaggagacggagcagTGCGCTGACCTGTGCCTGAGACtcctgaggagctgcagcagcagcatcagcaccatcAGGGCCCACGCCAGCgcctctctctacctcctcatGAGGCAAAACTTTGAAATAGGCAAC AATTTTGCGAGAGTAAAGATGCAGGTGACCATGTCTCTTTCCTCGCTCGTGGGAACCTCTCAGAATTTCAATGAGGAGTTCCTGCGTCGCTCTCTAAAGACCATCCTCACATACGCAGAGGAGGACCTGGAGCTGAGGGAGACCACGTTCCCAGACCAG GTCCAGGACCTTGTGTTTAACCTGCACATGATCCTCTCTGACACAGTGAAGATGAAGGAGCACCAGGAAGATCCTGAGATGCTGATAGATCTCATGTACAG GATTGCGAAGGGTTACCAGACCTCTCCAGACTTGAGACTGACATGGCTCCAGAACATGGCTGGAAAACACTCCGAGAGGAATAACCACGCCGAGGCTGCCCAGTGTCTTGTGCACAGCGCTGCTCTGGTTGCAGAATACCTGAGCATGCTGGAGGACCGCAAGTATCTGCCTGTGGGCTGCGTCACCTTCCAG AACATTTCCTCCAACGTGCTGGAGGAATCTGCAGTCTCTGATGACGTGGTGTCACCGGATGAAGAGGGCATTTGCTCAGGAAAGTACTTCACTGAGATCGGTCTGGTAGGACTCCTGGAGCAGGCTGCCGCCTCCTTCTCCATG GCTGGCATGTACGAGGCAGTAAACGAAGTATACAAGGTACTGATCCCCGTCCACGAAGCCAACAGGGATGCAAAAAAGCTGTCGACCATTCATGGTAAACTACAGGAAGCCTTTGGGAAAATAGTTCaccag ACTGGGAAGAGGATGTTTGGTACGTACTTCAGAGTCGGAATTTACGGTTCAAAATTCGGCGACTTGGACGAGCAGGAGTTTGTGTACAAAGAGCCGGCCATCACGAAGCTGGCCGAGATCTCTCACAGGCTCGAG GGTTTCTATGGGGAGCGATTTGGAGAGGAGCAGGTAGAAGTCATTAAAGACTCCAACCCGGTGGACAAGTGCAAGCTGGATCCAAACAAG GCCTTTATCCAGATCACATATGTGGAGCCGTACTTCGACACGTACGAGATGAAGGACCGCATCACCTACTTTGACAAGAACTACAACCTGCGGCGTTTTGTGTACTGCACGCCTTTCACCCTGGACGGGCGGGCGCACGGCGATCTGCACGAACAGTACAAACGCAAGACCATCCTCACCACCTCCCACGCCTTCCCTTACATCAAGACACGGATCAACATCATCCACAAAGAGGAG GTTATCTCCACACCCATCGAGGTGGCGATAGAGGACATGCAGAAGAAGACTCAGGAGTTGGCCTTCGCCACCCACCAGGACCCTTCTGATGCCAAGATGCTGCAGATGGTCCTGCAGGGATCCGTTGGTACAACGGTCAACCAG GGTCCTTTGGAGGTGGCCCAGGTTTTCCTGTCAGAAATCCCCAGTGACCCCAAACTGTACAGACACCACAATAAGCTTCGGCTCTGCTTCAAAGACTTCACCAAGAG GTGTGAAGATGCCCTGCGTAAAAACAAGAGCCTGATTGGTCCGGACCAGAAGGAGTACcagagggagctggagaggaaCTACCACCGGCTGAAGGAGGCGCTGCAGCCGCTCATCAACAGAAAGATCCCTCAGCTTTATAAACCTGTACTGCAGGTCAACTCGCACAG AGATTCCTTCAGCAGAATGAGTCTTCGTAGGCTTGACATCTGA